Proteins from a single region of Streptococcus mitis:
- a CDS encoding amino acid ABC transporter ATP-binding protein, whose product MLELRNINKGFGEKQILSNFSLKIPEKQILAIVGPSGGGKTTLLRMLAGLETIDSGEIFYNGKPLELDELEKRNLLGFVFQDFQLFPHLSVLDNLTLSPVKTMGMKQEEADKKARRLVEQLGLAGHADAYPFSLSGGQKQRVALARAMMIDPEIIGYDEPTSALDPELRLEVEKLILQNRELGMTQIVVTHDFQFAENIADQILKVEPK is encoded by the coding sequence ATGTTAGAATTACGAAATATCAATAAGGGCTTTGGTGAAAAGCAAATTTTATCTAATTTCAGTCTAAAAATTCCTGAAAAGCAAATCCTGGCTATCGTTGGGCCTTCTGGTGGAGGTAAGACAACTCTCTTACGCATGCTCGCAGGTCTTGAAACCATTGATTCAGGGGAAATTTTTTATAATGGAAAACCTTTAGAACTAGATGAACTGGAGAAGCGCAATCTACTGGGATTTGTTTTCCAAGATTTTCAACTGTTCCCTCATTTATCAGTTTTAGACAATTTGACCTTATCACCTGTGAAAACAATGGGGATGAAGCAGGAAGAGGCTGATAAGAAGGCGCGAAGGCTTGTGGAACAATTAGGACTGGCAGGACATGCAGATGCTTATCCCTTCTCACTATCAGGTGGGCAAAAGCAAAGGGTGGCCTTGGCGCGTGCTATGATGATTGACCCAGAAATCATTGGCTACGATGAACCAACTTCTGCCCTAGATCCTGAATTACGCTTGGAAGTGGAAAAACTGATCTTGCAAAATAGGGAACTTGGCATGACCCAGATTGTGGTTACCCATGATTTTCAGTTTGCTGAAAATATCGCAGATCAGATTCTCAAGGTTGAACCCAAGTAG
- a CDS encoding amino acid ABC transporter permease: protein MSYLFEILPSLLSGASMTLQVFALVLIFSIPLGVLIAFALQVHWKPLHHLINIYIWIMRGTPLLLQLIFIYYVLPSIGIRLDRLPAAIIAFVLNYAAYFAEIFRGGIDTIPKGQYEAAKVLKFSPFDTVRYIILPQVTKIVLPSVFNEVMSLVKDTSLVYALGISDLILASRTAANRDASLVPMFLAGAIYLILIGIVTILAKKVEKKYSYYR from the coding sequence ATGTCTTATTTGTTTGAGATATTACCGAGTTTATTGAGCGGTGCAAGCATGACTTTGCAGGTTTTTGCACTGGTCTTGATTTTTTCTATTCCCTTGGGCGTTTTGATTGCCTTTGCCTTGCAAGTCCATTGGAAGCCCCTCCATCATCTGATTAATATTTATATTTGGATTATGCGGGGAACACCCTTGCTCTTGCAATTGATTTTTATCTATTATGTGCTGCCAAGCATTGGGATCCGTTTGGATCGTCTTCCTGCGGCCATTATTGCCTTTGTTTTGAATTATGCGGCTTACTTTGCTGAAATCTTCCGTGGAGGGATTGATACCATTCCTAAAGGTCAATATGAGGCTGCTAAGGTTTTGAAGTTTAGTCCCTTTGACACAGTTCGCTATATTATCTTGCCCCAAGTGACCAAGATTGTTCTTCCTAGTGTATTTAACGAAGTTATGAGTTTGGTCAAGGATACTTCTTTGGTCTATGCGCTAGGAATTTCAGACCTTATCCTGGCTAGTCGAACAGCTGCCAACCGTGATGCTAGTCTGGTCCCAATGTTCTTGGCAGGAGCCATTTACTTAATTTTAATTGGTATTGTGACTATTCTTGCCAAAAAAGTTGAGAAGAAGTACAGTTACTATAGATAG
- a CDS encoding HU family DNA-binding protein — MANKQDLIAKVAEATELTKKDSAAAVEAVFAAVTEYLAAGEKVQLIGFGNFEVRERAARKGRNPQTGKEIKIAASKVPAFKAGKALKDAVK; from the coding sequence ATGGCAAACAAACAAGATTTGATCGCTAAAGTAGCAGAAGCTACAGAATTGACTAAGAAAGACTCAGCAGCAGCAGTTGAAGCTGTATTCGCAGCTGTAACTGAGTACCTTGCAGCTGGTGAAAAAGTTCAATTGATCGGTTTTGGTAACTTTGAAGTTCGTGAGCGTGCTGCACGTAAAGGTCGTAACCCACAAACTGGTAAAGAAATCAAAATTGCAGCTTCTAAAGTTCCAGCATTCAAAGCTGGTAAAGCTCTTAAAGACGCAGTTAAATAA
- a CDS encoding DegV family protein: protein MTKIKIVTDSSVTIEPELVKQLDITVVPLSVMIDNVVYSDADLKEEGKFLQLMQESKNLPKTSQPPVGVFAEVFEDLCKDGSQILAIHMSHALSGTVEAARQGASLSTADVTVIDSSFTDQALKFQVVEAAKLAQEGKELEEILTRIEEVKSHTELYIGVSTLENLVKGGRIGRVTGLLSSLLNIRVVMQMKDHELQPIVKGRGAKTFKKWLDELIISLSERSVAEIGISYSGSADWAKEMKERLQAYVEKPISVLETGSIIQTHTGENAWAVLVRYHS from the coding sequence ATGACTAAAATTAAGATTGTAACCGATTCATCTGTTACTATTGAACCTGAACTAGTAAAACAATTAGATATCACGGTAGTTCCATTATCCGTAATGATTGATAATGTTGTTTATTCTGATGCGGATTTGAAAGAAGAAGGTAAATTTCTTCAGTTGATGCAAGAAAGTAAGAATCTTCCGAAAACAAGTCAGCCACCTGTAGGTGTCTTTGCGGAAGTTTTTGAAGACCTATGTAAGGATGGTAGCCAGATTCTTGCTATTCATATGTCTCATGCCCTTTCTGGTACTGTAGAAGCGGCACGTCAAGGTGCTAGCTTATCTACTGCCGATGTGACGGTTATTGATAGTTCCTTCACTGACCAAGCCTTGAAATTCCAAGTTGTTGAGGCTGCGAAGTTAGCACAAGAAGGCAAAGAGTTGGAGGAAATTTTAACTCGCATAGAAGAGGTTAAAAGCCACACAGAACTCTATATTGGCGTTTCGACTTTGGAAAATCTTGTTAAAGGTGGACGAATTGGGCGTGTAACTGGATTGTTGAGCTCACTTCTTAATATACGTGTTGTCATGCAGATGAAAGACCATGAATTGCAGCCAATCGTTAAAGGTCGTGGAGCTAAAACCTTTAAAAAATGGTTAGATGAGTTGATAATATCGCTCTCTGAACGTTCTGTAGCAGAGATTGGAATTTCATATTCTGGTAGTGCTGATTGGGCAAAAGAGATGAAAGAAAGATTACAAGCTTATGTTGAAAAGCCTATTTCAGTTTTGGAAACGGGCTCTATTATTCAAACTCACACGGGTGAGAATGCTTGGGCTGTTTTAGTACGTTACCACTCCTAA
- a CDS encoding YitT family protein, translating into MIKKIYPILTILLGAAIYAFGLTYFVVPHHLFEGGATGITLITFYLFKIPVSLMNLLINIPLFILAWKIFGAKSLYSSLLGTLALSAWLAVFERIPLHIDLQGDLLITALIAGILLGIGLGIIFNAGGTTGGTDILARILNKYTHISMGKLLFILDFCILMLILLIFKDLRLVSYTLLFDFIVSRVIDLIGEGGYAGKGFMIITKRPDQLAKAINDDLGRGVTFISGQGYYSQEDLKIIYCIVGRNEIVKMKEMIHRIDPQAFITITEAHEILGEGFTYIKE; encoded by the coding sequence ATGATTAAAAAAATTTATCCCATTTTAACCATTTTACTAGGTGCTGCTATTTATGCTTTTGGGCTGACTTATTTTGTAGTTCCCCATCATCTCTTTGAAGGAGGGGCGACAGGTATTACCCTCATCACCTTTTATCTTTTTAAAATCCCTGTTTCTCTGATGAACTTGCTGATTAATATTCCCCTTTTCATCCTGGCTTGGAAAATCTTTGGAGCCAAATCCCTCTATTCTAGTTTACTAGGAACCTTAGCTTTGTCCGCTTGGTTAGCTGTTTTTGAGCGGATTCCCCTTCATATTGATCTTCAAGGTGATTTACTGATTACAGCCCTCATAGCTGGGATTCTATTGGGAATTGGTCTTGGAATTATCTTTAATGCTGGAGGTACAACTGGTGGTACTGATATTCTAGCTCGTATTCTCAATAAATACACTCATATATCCATGGGGAAACTGCTCTTTATCTTAGATTTTTGTATTCTAATGCTTATTCTCCTAATCTTCAAGGACTTGAGATTGGTTTCCTACACGCTCTTATTTGATTTTATCGTTTCTCGTGTCATTGATTTGATTGGTGAAGGTGGCTATGCTGGTAAAGGTTTTATGATTATCACAAAACGTCCTGACCAACTTGCTAAGGCGATTAATGATGACCTAGGTAGAGGCGTTACTTTCATCTCAGGTCAAGGTTATTATAGTCAAGAAGATTTGAAGATTATCTACTGTATTGTCGGAAGAAATGAAATTGTGAAAATGAAGGAAATGATTCATCGAATTGATCCTCAAGCCTTTATAACTATTACAGAAGCTCATGAAATCCTAGGAGAAGGCTTCACATATATAAAAGAGTAA
- a CDS encoding APC family permease, translating to MNIFRTKDVSLGRTEMHRHLKVWDLILLGIGAMVGTGIFTITGTAAATLAGPSLVVSIVISALCVSLSALFFAEFASRVPATGGAYSYLYAILGELPAWIAGWLTIMEFMTAVSGVASGWAAYFKGLLSNYSISMPQSLNGTFNPEQGAYIDLLPILVLTLVTGLVLLNSKAALRFNSLLVVLKFSALALFILVGIWYIKPENWSNFAPFGFGQIYGGSTGIMAGASLMFFGFLGFESISMAVDEIQNPQKNVPRGIVLSLTIVTILYALVTLVLTGIVHYSQLNVDDAVAFSLRSIGIGWAANYVSLVAILTLITVCISMTYALSRMIYSLARDGLLPRSFKQLSKTSRVPKNATILTGVASAIAAGVFPLASIAAFLNICTLAYLILLAYGIIKLRKDKGMPKEGEFKTPLVPLLPILSILICLSFMLQYSVETWIAFGIALVVGLVIYFTYGYRHSTLSE from the coding sequence ATGAATATTTTTAGAACAAAAGATGTTAGCTTGGGACGTACTGAAATGCACCGTCATTTAAAAGTATGGGATTTGATTTTATTAGGAATCGGTGCCATGGTAGGAACTGGGATTTTTACCATTACAGGAACCGCAGCAGCAACGCTTGCTGGTCCGTCACTGGTGGTATCTATAGTGATTTCTGCCCTGTGTGTTTCTTTATCCGCCCTCTTTTTCGCAGAGTTTGCCTCTCGTGTTCCTGCAACTGGTGGTGCTTATAGTTATTTGTATGCAATTTTGGGTGAATTACCAGCTTGGATTGCTGGTTGGTTGACCATCATGGAGTTCATGACAGCAGTTTCTGGTGTGGCCTCTGGCTGGGCAGCTTATTTTAAAGGCTTGCTCAGTAACTATAGTATATCAATGCCTCAATCCTTGAATGGGACCTTTAACCCTGAGCAGGGTGCCTATATAGACCTTTTACCTATTTTGGTACTGACACTGGTAACCGGTTTAGTTTTATTAAATTCCAAGGCAGCATTGCGTTTTAATTCGCTTCTAGTCGTCTTGAAATTCTCTGCTCTCGCTTTGTTTATTCTAGTTGGTATCTGGTATATTAAACCAGAAAATTGGTCCAACTTTGCTCCTTTTGGTTTTGGTCAAATTTATGGTGGAAGTACTGGAATAATGGCAGGAGCATCTTTGATGTTCTTTGGTTTCCTAGGATTTGAATCTATTTCGATGGCTGTTGATGAAATTCAAAATCCACAAAAGAATGTCCCACGAGGTATTGTTTTGTCTTTGACAATCGTAACGATTCTCTATGCTCTGGTTACATTAGTATTGACAGGGATTGTTCACTACAGCCAACTCAATGTGGATGATGCTGTAGCATTTTCATTGCGAAGTATAGGAATTGGTTGGGCAGCTAATTATGTGTCATTAGTGGCCATTTTAACCCTAATAACAGTGTGTATTTCTATGACTTATGCCTTATCGCGTATGATTTACAGTTTAGCACGTGATGGTCTTTTACCTCGAAGTTTTAAGCAATTAAGCAAAACAAGTCGTGTTCCTAAAAATGCGACCATCTTAACTGGAGTTGCTTCTGCAATTGCAGCAGGAGTGTTTCCACTGGCTAGTATTGCAGCCTTTCTAAATATTTGTACGCTTGCTTATCTTATCTTATTGGCTTATGGAATTATAAAACTTAGAAAGGATAAGGGAATGCCTAAAGAAGGAGAATTCAAAACTCCCCTAGTTCCCTTGTTACCGATTCTCTCGATTCTAATCTGTCTTTCCTTTATGCTTCAATATAGTGTAGAAACATGGATTGCGTTTGGAATTGCTCTTGTAGTTGGACTTGTGATTTACTTTACTTATGGCTATCGTCATTCTACACTTTCTGAATAA
- the sufB gene encoding Fe-S cluster assembly protein SufB codes for MAEERVEPKPIDLGEYKFGFHDDVEPVLSTGKGLNEDVIRELSAAKGEPEWMLEFRLKSYETFKKMPMQTWGADLSEIDFDDLIYYQKPSDKPARSWDEVPEKIKETFERIGIPEAERAYLAGASAQYESEVVYHNMKEEFQKLGIIFTDTDSALKEYPDLFKQYFAKLVPPTDNKLAALNSAVWSGGTFIYVPKGVKVDIPLQTYFRINNENTGQFERTLIIVDEGASVHYVEGCTAPTYSSNSLHAAIVEIFALDGAYMRYTTIQNWSDNVYNLVTKRAKAQKDATVEWIDGNLGAKTTMKYPSVYLDGEGARGTMLSIAFANAGQHQDTGAKMIHNAPHTSSSIVSKSIAKGGGKVDYRGQVTFNKSSKKSVSHIECDTIIMDDLSASDTIPFNEIHNSQVALEHEAKVSKISEEQLYYLMSRGLSESEATEMIVMGFVEPFTKELPMEYAVELNRLISYEMEGSVG; via the coding sequence ATGGCTGAAGAAAGAGTAGAACCAAAACCAATTGACCTTGGTGAATATAAATTTGGTTTCCATGATGATGTAGAGCCTGTCCTATCGACAGGAAAAGGATTGAATGAAGATGTCATTCGTGAACTATCAGCTGCAAAGGGAGAACCTGAGTGGATGCTAGAATTCCGTTTGAAGTCTTATGAAACCTTCAAAAAAATGCCCATGCAAACTTGGGGAGCAGACTTGTCAGAGATTGATTTTGATGACTTGATCTACTACCAAAAACCATCTGATAAACCAGCTCGTTCATGGGATGAGGTTCCTGAAAAAATTAAAGAAACCTTTGAACGTATCGGGATTCCTGAAGCTGAGCGTGCTTATCTAGCAGGTGCCTCTGCCCAGTACGAGTCAGAAGTGGTTTACCACAACATGAAGGAAGAGTTCCAGAAATTGGGTATTATCTTTACAGATACGGATTCTGCCCTCAAGGAATACCCAGACTTGTTTAAACAATACTTTGCTAAGTTGGTACCGCCGACTGATAACAAGTTGGCAGCTCTTAACTCAGCAGTATGGTCAGGTGGAACCTTTATCTACGTACCAAAAGGGGTCAAAGTGGATATTCCACTTCAAACTTACTTCCGTATCAACAACGAAAATACTGGTCAGTTTGAACGTACCTTGATTATCGTTGATGAGGGAGCAAGTGTCCATTATGTAGAAGGATGTACAGCGCCAACTTATTCAAGTAACAGCTTGCATGCTGCCATTGTAGAAATCTTTGCCTTGGATGGAGCTTATATGCGTTATACGACTATCCAAAACTGGTCTGATAACGTCTATAACTTGGTAACAAAGCGTGCTAAGGCTCAAAAGGATGCCACTGTTGAGTGGATTGATGGTAACTTGGGTGCCAAAACAACCATGAAATACCCATCTGTTTACCTAGATGGAGAAGGGGCGCGTGGTACCATGCTCTCTATCGCTTTTGCCAATGCTGGGCAACACCAGGATACTGGAGCTAAGATGATCCACAACGCTCCACATACAAGCTCGTCTATCGTGTCTAAATCCATCGCTAAAGGCGGAGGAAAGGTGGACTACCGTGGACAGGTAACCTTTAATAAAAGCTCTAAGAAATCTGTCTCTCACATCGAGTGTGATACCATTATCATGGATGACTTGTCAGCATCAGATACCATTCCGTTTAATGAAATTCACAACTCACAAGTCGCTTTGGAACACGAAGCTAAGGTATCTAAGATTTCAGAAGAGCAACTCTATTACCTCATGAGCCGTGGATTGTCAGAATCTGAAGCAACTGAGATGATTGTTATGGGATTTGTAGAACCATTTACAAAAGAGCTTCCAATGGAGTATGCTGTTGAGCTTAATCGCTTGATTAGCTATGAGATGGAAGGATCAGTTGGGTAA
- the sufU gene encoding Fe-S cluster assembly sulfur transfer protein SufU: protein MALSKLDSLYMAVVADHSKNPHHQGKLEDAEQISLNNPTCGDVINLSVKFDAEDRLVDIAFLNSGCTISTASASMMTDAVLGKTKQEILELATIFSEMVQGQKDERQDQLGDAAFLSGVAKFPQRIKCATLAWNALKKTIENQENK, encoded by the coding sequence ATGGCACTTTCTAAACTAGATAGCCTTTATATGGCAGTGGTAGCGGACCATTCGAAAAATCCACATCATCAAGGAAAGTTGGAAGATGCTGAACAAATCAGTCTCAACAATCCAACCTGTGGGGATGTCATCAACCTCTCTGTCAAGTTTGATGCAGAGGACCGTTTGGTAGATATTGCTTTTCTAAACTCAGGATGTACGATTTCAACTGCCTCTGCTAGTATGATGACAGATGCCGTTTTAGGCAAGACCAAACAAGAAATCTTAGAACTTGCGACCATTTTTTCTGAAATGGTTCAAGGGCAAAAAGATGAGCGTCAAGACCAACTTGGAGACGCAGCCTTCTTGTCAGGTGTTGCCAAATTTCCTCAACGAATCAAGTGTGCAACCCTAGCTTGGAACGCCCTGAAGAAAACAATTGAAAATCAAGAAAACAAGTAA
- a CDS encoding cysteine desulfurase, whose translation MLDVEAIRKDFPILDQIVNDEPLVYLDNAATTQKPLTVLETINRYYEQDNANVHRGVHTLAERATASYEAAREIIRKFINAGSTKEVLFTRGTTTSLNWVARYAEEVLTEGDQVLISVMEHHSNIIPWQEACRKTGAELVYVYLKDGALDMDDLRAKLTDKVKFVSLAHASNVLGVVNPIKEITQMAHQVGAIMVVDGAQSTPHMKIDVQDLDVDFFAFSGHKMAGPTGIGVLYGKEKYLEQMSPVEFGGEMIDFVYEQSASWKELPWKFEAGTPNMAGAIGLAAAVDYLENIGMDAIEAHEQELIAYVYPKLQAIEGLTIYGSQDLAQRSGVIAFNLGDLHPHDLATALDYEGVAVRAGHHCAQPLLQYLDVPATARASFYIYNTKADCDKLVDALQKTKEFFNGTF comes from the coding sequence ATGTTAGATGTAGAAGCGATTCGCAAGGATTTTCCAATTTTAGACCAGATTGTCAACGATGAACCATTGGTCTATTTGGACAATGCTGCGACGACACAAAAACCACTAACAGTTCTGGAAACGATTAATCGCTACTATGAACAGGATAATGCAAATGTTCACCGGGGTGTTCATACCTTGGCAGAACGGGCGACAGCTTCTTATGAGGCGGCTCGTGAAATCATTCGTAAGTTTATCAATGCAGGGTCTACAAAGGAAGTTCTTTTTACCAGAGGAACGACAACCAGTCTGAACTGGGTAGCGCGTTATGCTGAGGAAGTCTTGACTGAGGGAGATCAGGTCTTGATTTCTGTCATGGAACACCATTCCAATATCATTCCTTGGCAGGAAGCCTGCCGTAAGACTGGGGCAGAGCTTGTCTATGTCTATCTCAAGGATGGAGCTCTGGATATGGATGATTTGCGAGCTAAATTGACTGATAAAGTTAAGTTTGTCTCCCTTGCTCACGCCTCAAATGTTCTGGGTGTGGTCAATCCAATCAAAGAAATCACTCAAATGGCCCACCAAGTTGGTGCCATCATGGTGGTGGATGGTGCTCAATCTACACCTCATATGAAGATTGATGTTCAGGACTTGGATGTGGATTTCTTTGCCTTTTCGGGTCACAAGATGGCTGGTCCGACTGGTATCGGTGTTCTTTACGGTAAAGAAAAGTATCTGGAACAAATGTCACCAGTAGAATTTGGCGGCGAAATGATTGATTTCGTTTATGAACAATCTGCTAGTTGGAAGGAATTACCTTGGAAATTCGAGGCAGGAACTCCCAATATGGCAGGTGCAATTGGACTGGCAGCAGCTGTGGATTATCTTGAAAACATTGGTATGGATGCCATTGAAGCCCATGAACAAGAATTGATCGCATACGTCTATCCAAAACTGCAGGCGATTGAAGGACTGACCATTTATGGTTCACAGGACTTGGCTCAACGTTCAGGTGTTATTGCCTTTAACCTAGGCGACCTTCATCCGCACGACCTTGCGACTGCTTTGGATTATGAAGGAGTGGCTGTTCGAGCAGGTCACCATTGTGCGCAACCTTTGCTCCAGTATTTGGATGTTCCAGCAACAGCTCGTGCAAGTTTTTATATCTATAATACAAAGGCAGATTGCGACAAGCTAGTCGATGCCTTACAAAAGACAAAGGAGTTTTTCAATGGCACTTTCTAA
- the sufD gene encoding Fe-S cluster assembly protein SufD translates to MTKENIKLFSEMHAEPSWLADLRQKAFDKIESLELPVIERVKFHRWNLGDGTITENEPSANVPDFTALDNHLKLVQVGTQTVFEQTPVELAEQGVVFTDFHSALEEIPELIEEFFMSSVKYDDDKLAAYHTAYFNSGAVLYIPDNVEIKEPIEGIFYQDSDSDVPFNKHIMIIAGKNSKISYLERLESRGEGSAKATANITVEVIARSGAQVKFAAIDRLGENVTAYISRRGKLGNDASIDWAIGVMNEGNVVADFDSDLIGNGSHADLKVVALSSGRQVQGIDTRVTNYGCNSIGNILQHGVILEKATLTFNGIGHIIKGAKGADAQQESRVLMLSDQARSDANPILLIDENDVTAGHAASIGQVDPEDMYYLMSRGLDKATAERLVVRGFLGSVIVEIPVKEVRDEMIATIEEKLSKR, encoded by the coding sequence ATGACTAAAGAAAATATTAAACTTTTTTCAGAAATGCACGCTGAACCAAGCTGGTTGGCTGACCTCCGTCAAAAAGCTTTTGATAAGATTGAGAGTTTAGAATTACCAGTTATTGAGCGTGTCAAATTCCACCGTTGGAATCTGGGGGATGGAACGATTACAGAAAATGAGCCATCAGCAAATGTTCCAGATTTCACTGCACTAGATAACCACTTGAAATTGGTGCAAGTAGGAACTCAGACTGTTTTTGAGCAAACTCCAGTTGAGTTGGCTGAACAGGGTGTCGTCTTTACAGATTTTCACTCAGCTTTAGAAGAAATTCCAGAGCTTATTGAGGAATTCTTCATGTCATCTGTTAAGTATGACGATGATAAGTTGGCAGCCTACCATACAGCTTATTTCAATAGTGGTGCTGTTCTCTACATTCCTGATAATGTTGAGATTAAAGAACCAATCGAAGGTATTTTCTACCAAGATAGTGATAGTGATGTGCCGTTTAACAAGCATATTATGATTATCGCTGGTAAAAACTCTAAGATTAGTTATCTGGAGCGTTTAGAGTCACGCGGTGAAGGAAGTGCCAAAGCAACTGCTAATATAACAGTAGAAGTCATTGCTCGTTCAGGTGCTCAAGTCAAGTTTGCAGCTATTGACCGTCTAGGTGAAAACGTTACTGCCTACATTAGCCGTCGTGGTAAGTTGGGCAATGATGCAAGTATTGATTGGGCAATCGGTGTCATGAACGAAGGAAACGTCGTTGCTGACTTTGATAGCGACTTGATTGGAAATGGTAGCCATGCAGATCTCAAGGTTGTAGCTCTTTCAAGTGGTCGTCAGGTACAAGGGATTGATACTCGTGTAACCAACTACGGCTGTAACTCAATCGGAAATATCCTGCAACATGGGGTTATTCTTGAGAAAGCAACTTTGACCTTCAATGGTATTGGCCACATCATCAAGGGGGCCAAGGGAGCAGATGCGCAACAAGAAAGCCGTGTTCTTATGTTGTCAGATCAAGCGCGTTCAGATGCCAATCCAATTCTTTTGATTGACGAGAATGATGTTACTGCAGGTCACGCAGCTTCTATCGGTCAGGTAGATCCAGAAGACATGTACTACCTCATGAGCCGTGGTTTAGATAAGGCGACTGCAGAACGTTTGGTTGTCCGTGGTTTCCTTGGCTCAGTTATCGTTGAGATTCCAGTCAAGGAAGTTCGTGATGAAATGATTGCAACTATCGAAGAAAAATTGTCAAAACGCTAA
- the sufC gene encoding Fe-S cluster assembly ATPase SufC, with amino-acid sequence MSVLEIKDLHVEIEGKEILKGVNLTLKTGEIAAIMGPNGTGKSTLSAAIMGNPNYEVTKGEVLFDGVNILELEVDERARMGLFLAMQYPSEIPGITNAEFLRAAMNAGKEDDEKISVREFITKLDEKMELLNMKEEMAERYLNEGFSGGEKKRNEILQLLMLEPTFALLDEIDSGLDIDALKVVSKGVNAMRGEGFGAMIITHYQRLLNYITPDVVHVMMEGRVVLSGGPELAARLEREGYAKLAEELGYDYKEEL; translated from the coding sequence ATGTCAGTATTAGAGATCAAAGATCTTCACGTTGAGATTGAAGGAAAAGAAATTTTAAAAGGGGTTAACCTGACCCTGAAAACAGGAGAAATCGCCGCTATCATGGGGCCAAATGGTACTGGTAAATCGACTCTTTCTGCAGCTATTATGGGAAATCCAAACTATGAGGTGACCAAAGGTGAGGTCTTGTTTGATGGCGTAAACATCCTTGAGTTGGAAGTGGACGAGCGTGCGCGTATGGGACTTTTCCTTGCTATGCAATACCCATCAGAAATTCCTGGTATTACTAACGCTGAGTTTCTTCGTGCAGCCATGAATGCTGGTAAAGAAGATGATGAAAAAATTTCAGTTCGTGAGTTTATCACTAAATTGGATGAGAAGATGGAATTGCTTAACATGAAAGAAGAAATGGCTGAGCGTTACCTCAACGAAGGTTTCTCTGGTGGTGAGAAAAAACGTAATGAAATTCTTCAACTTTTGATGTTGGAGCCAACATTTGCTCTTTTGGATGAGATTGATTCTGGTCTTGATATTGACGCTCTTAAAGTTGTATCGAAAGGGGTCAATGCCATGCGTGGTGAAGGCTTTGGTGCTATGATTATCACTCACTACCAACGTCTTTTGAACTATATCACACCAGATGTGGTACACGTGATGATGGAAGGTCGTGTTGTCCTTTCTGGTGGTCCAGAATTGGCTGCGCGTTTGGAGCGTGAAGGATACGCAAAACTAGCTGAAGAACTTGGCTATGACTACAAGGAAGAATTGTAA
- a CDS encoding DUF3272 domain-containing protein, producing the protein MNRQQFIIIALFTAAETYFFNEAWMTGRYIMAAFWAILLFRNFRVSYLMGKIVDVIDQHLKGKD; encoded by the coding sequence ATGAATAGACAACAATTTATTATTATCGCGCTGTTTACAGCTGCTGAGACCTATTTTTTTAATGAAGCCTGGATGACTGGTCGCTATATTATGGCAGCCTTTTGGGCCATTCTGCTCTTTAGAAATTTTCGAGTTAGTTACTTGATGGGCAAGATTGTAGATGTCATTGACCAGCATTTGAAAGGAAAAGACTAG